A single Anatilimnocola floriformis DNA region contains:
- a CDS encoding glycoside hydrolase family protein codes for MLLLVVSVAGAGELDLGAMVKPAPVTAKLFDPDYNIWCGAPIKGVDGKYHVFYSRWPRKLGHQAWVTNSEIAHAVGDSPLGPWKHHDVALPARGAKFWDGSCTHNPNIAQIGGKYCLFYVGNYGDGEIGKGLNWTHRNHQRIGVAIADSLNGPWQRLDQPIVTISDDKTAFDSLCVTNPAGCERADGGVLLVYKAVEYVEGKIGGGKVRYGAAMADKPEGPYTKKPGRIFESDDADAGKHWMLAEDPYIWFSKQYGNRYYAVARDVVGKFTGASGGIVLFQSEDGLNWKPASHPKVLGNRYQWADGTTSFSTIERPALLFDGETPIVLFGAASDNKNRDGTFNVQILLK; via the coding sequence GTGTTATTGCTCGTCGTTTCCGTTGCCGGTGCCGGCGAGCTTGATCTGGGCGCGATGGTGAAACCCGCGCCGGTGACGGCCAAGCTCTTCGATCCGGATTACAACATCTGGTGCGGTGCGCCGATCAAAGGGGTTGACGGCAAGTATCACGTGTTCTACTCGCGCTGGCCGCGAAAGCTGGGGCACCAGGCGTGGGTGACGAATTCCGAGATCGCTCACGCCGTGGGCGATTCGCCGCTGGGTCCGTGGAAACATCATGACGTGGCGCTGCCGGCCCGCGGGGCGAAATTCTGGGATGGTTCTTGCACGCACAACCCGAACATCGCGCAAATCGGCGGCAAGTATTGCCTATTCTACGTGGGCAATTATGGTGACGGTGAGATCGGCAAGGGATTGAACTGGACGCACCGCAATCACCAGCGCATCGGCGTGGCGATCGCCGACTCCCTCAACGGCCCATGGCAGCGGCTTGATCAGCCGATCGTGACCATTAGCGATGACAAGACCGCGTTCGATTCACTCTGCGTGACAAACCCGGCCGGCTGCGAGCGCGCCGATGGCGGGGTGCTGCTGGTCTACAAGGCCGTCGAGTACGTCGAGGGGAAGATTGGCGGCGGCAAGGTTCGCTACGGCGCCGCGATGGCCGACAAACCCGAAGGCCCATACACGAAGAAACCCGGGCGCATCTTCGAATCGGACGATGCCGACGCCGGCAAGCACTGGATGCTGGCAGAGGATCCGTACATCTGGTTCAGCAAACAGTATGGCAACCGGTACTACGCCGTGGCGCGGGACGTGGTGGGCAAGTTCACCGGCGCCTCCGGCGGCATCGTGCTGTTCCAGTCGGAGGATGGGTTGAACTGGAAGCCGGCGAGCCACCCGAAGGTCCTGGGCAACCGCTACCAATGGGCCGATGGCACGACGAGTTTCAGCACGATCGAGCGGCCGGCGCTGCTGTTCGACGGCGAGACGCCCATCGTCCTCTTCGGCGCCGCCAGCGACAACAAGAACCGCGACGGCACGTTCAACGTGCAGATCCTGCTGAAGTGA
- a CDS encoding PVC-type heme-binding CxxCH protein, with protein sequence MQRQYTRCLSIALSFTLLCAAGVAIAQNLSGQSAMAGTLVFAGTAGPGQGKHIVFLAGDHEYRSEESLPALARILAKHHGFKCTVLFNIDKDSGEIVAGNSNMPGMEALDTADLAVVFLRFQHFPPEQMKHFDAYLNRGGPVVGLRTATHAFQIKGQDPFAKYSSSYKGAEYDRGFGHQVLGQTWIGHYGTNHRQSTRITLVADKQTHPILRGVKDVWVQAGGYVGKPVDGEILTMAQPLNGMTPESPADETKPPMPSEWTRSYKSPSGKVGRVFTSLYGTSEDVLNAGYRRLLVNGCFWALGLEDAIKPDAKIDFVGPFKPNTFGGGAYARGIKPEAYAGFESPIPANNNTKNPPAPPAAKDVPVITAPAAALVTGKPARFVRIELPGDKRILTLAEVEVFSAGRNIAAGGKATQSSTHGGAAASRAIDGNKHPDWGKNGQTHTANSGEKNPWWELDLGEAKDIDKVGVWNRSGFENRLEGFTLTLLDVDRKEVFSVKGVAAPQGLEVDVKKDGKLQYLAYDGKPGQPVGGKVQLAGGDQGAKPHEPALAEVPADYRDPAPFKFQKEDVVAILGNGLADRMQHDGWLETVLQSELPGQQVRFRNLSASGDRPNSYPRSGGATSMTEYLRHVKADVVLAFFGYNESFDGKPEEYKAQLLEFVKRTRGAKPNGQSLPRIVLFSPIAHEDTRNPNVPDGKAHNVQLEAYTKATEAAAREAGVGYVDLFNPTRKLFESANMPLTINGVHLSDQGNRRLAEIISQGLLGKTVNASASLQPLRQAVLDKDLIWNNRYRARDGNDIWGGRSKLAFTNEQTNAAVLQHELSMLDVMAANRDARVWAVASGKDAPVDDSKVPQPVEVISNVGGKSKSSSAVKEGTLSYVGGEEAIQYMAVAKGFEVRLFADEAMFPQLANPVQMQFDTKGRLWVAVWPTYPNWEPLKPMTDALLIVHDDNSDGRADRVTEFAKVQNPLGFEFWNGGVIVTSAPEILFLKDTNGDDVADVRIVMLQGVDSSDTHHGANNLVYGPDGGIYWQSGVFMVHNHEHPWGPSLQSSASAMYRFDPRRFTIALHANNSPNPHGIAFDNWGYHYATDGTGGRAFQVRPDKNGFKMQDLLKKEVRPVTASEVVSSAHFPESMQGDFLICNVIGFLGIKHYHLERNPETGNVWGEPAGDELVAVRSNPDGTKSEEKSRGLLMSADKNFRPSDAIFAPDGSLYISDWHNMIIGHMQHNIRDPNRDHTHGRIYRMTAKGRPFQQPVAIHGQPIPALLDNLKSPVDGIRHRTRVELSGRDTKEVMAETKKWIKQFDPTKAEDAHHLLEALWLHQQHNVKNQGLLNQVLLQSPVPHARIAAATVKHFWENVDKTIHGGVINETLATTGKKSGILSDTPELTTIRIGTIPEKMMYDVKELTVKPGKKVRLTFANADFMPHNILLVNPGKADEVGLQAIALGAGGFEVGFVPKSKDILWSIKLVDYGQEESIDFTAPTAEGAYPYICSFPGHHQLMRGTLFVTNNLQEFLAKNPQQVKKITEWKLDDLTADLKRVGEQRNHAQGKMLFNTLACVQCHKLGAKDFSLTAGHSGGDHLGHHGMAPTRAIGPNLEDVVKKYKGDAKAVLHEILEPSHNIEEKYRTISLALDDGTIVTGNVVSEDKKTIVLYSPTPVPKEHTIAKESIDSRLPSALSIMPAGQLNTLDKEQILDLLAFLLATGDSEHAAFKK encoded by the coding sequence ATGCAACGTCAATATACACGCTGTCTGAGCATTGCTTTGTCATTCACTTTGCTGTGCGCAGCGGGAGTAGCGATCGCTCAGAACTTGTCCGGCCAATCCGCAATGGCCGGTACGCTCGTGTTTGCAGGAACTGCGGGCCCGGGGCAAGGCAAGCACATTGTCTTTCTCGCCGGGGACCACGAGTATCGGTCCGAAGAATCGTTGCCGGCGCTCGCGCGGATTCTCGCCAAACATCACGGCTTCAAGTGCACGGTGCTGTTCAATATCGACAAGGACAGTGGCGAGATCGTGGCCGGCAACTCGAACATGCCGGGGATGGAGGCGCTCGACACTGCCGACCTCGCAGTCGTCTTTCTGCGGTTTCAGCACTTTCCGCCGGAGCAGATGAAGCACTTCGACGCCTACCTGAACCGGGGCGGACCCGTTGTCGGGTTGCGGACAGCGACACATGCCTTCCAAATCAAAGGCCAGGACCCGTTCGCGAAGTATTCGTCCAGTTACAAGGGGGCTGAATACGATCGGGGCTTCGGTCACCAGGTGCTCGGTCAAACCTGGATCGGACATTACGGGACGAATCATCGGCAAAGCACCCGAATCACGCTCGTTGCCGACAAGCAGACCCATCCGATATTGCGCGGAGTCAAGGATGTCTGGGTGCAGGCCGGCGGATATGTCGGCAAGCCGGTGGATGGCGAGATCCTGACCATGGCTCAGCCACTCAACGGAATGACTCCCGAATCGCCCGCCGACGAAACCAAGCCGCCAATGCCCTCCGAGTGGACGCGGAGTTACAAGTCCCCGTCGGGCAAGGTCGGTCGCGTCTTCACGTCGCTGTACGGCACCTCCGAAGACGTGCTCAATGCCGGTTATCGCCGGCTGCTCGTAAATGGCTGCTTCTGGGCCCTGGGGCTGGAAGACGCCATCAAGCCGGATGCCAAGATCGACTTCGTGGGTCCGTTTAAGCCAAACACGTTTGGCGGCGGCGCGTATGCCCGCGGCATCAAACCGGAAGCATACGCCGGTTTCGAGAGTCCGATTCCCGCCAACAATAACACGAAGAATCCACCTGCTCCACCAGCGGCCAAGGATGTCCCCGTTATCACCGCGCCGGCTGCGGCGCTCGTCACCGGCAAGCCGGCTCGATTCGTTCGCATTGAGTTGCCCGGCGACAAACGCATCCTGACGCTGGCCGAAGTGGAAGTGTTCAGCGCCGGCCGCAATATCGCTGCCGGCGGCAAGGCGACGCAGTCAAGCACGCATGGCGGCGCCGCCGCGTCGCGGGCTATCGACGGCAACAAGCATCCTGACTGGGGCAAAAACGGTCAGACGCACACTGCCAACTCAGGTGAGAAGAATCCTTGGTGGGAACTTGATCTGGGTGAAGCGAAAGACATCGACAAGGTCGGCGTGTGGAATCGCAGTGGGTTCGAGAACCGGCTCGAAGGCTTCACGCTCACCCTGCTCGATGTGGATCGCAAAGAAGTCTTTTCCGTGAAGGGTGTCGCGGCGCCGCAGGGACTCGAAGTTGACGTCAAGAAGGACGGCAAACTGCAGTATCTCGCGTACGATGGCAAGCCCGGCCAACCAGTCGGCGGAAAAGTTCAGCTGGCCGGTGGTGACCAAGGCGCGAAGCCGCATGAACCCGCGCTGGCCGAGGTGCCGGCCGACTATCGCGACCCAGCCCCCTTCAAGTTTCAGAAGGAGGACGTCGTTGCCATTTTGGGTAACGGTCTCGCCGATCGGATGCAGCACGACGGCTGGCTGGAAACGGTCCTGCAGAGTGAGTTGCCAGGCCAGCAAGTGCGGTTTCGCAATCTGAGCGCGAGTGGCGACCGGCCGAATTCGTATCCACGGAGCGGCGGCGCGACTTCGATGACCGAATATCTGCGGCACGTGAAAGCCGACGTCGTGCTGGCCTTTTTCGGTTACAACGAGTCGTTCGACGGCAAGCCGGAGGAGTACAAAGCTCAGCTGCTCGAATTCGTGAAGCGGACGCGCGGCGCGAAACCGAATGGCCAGAGCCTGCCGCGGATCGTGCTGTTCAGCCCCATCGCGCACGAAGACACCCGCAATCCGAATGTGCCGGACGGCAAAGCGCACAACGTGCAGCTGGAAGCCTACACAAAAGCAACGGAAGCAGCTGCGAGAGAAGCAGGGGTTGGCTACGTCGATCTGTTTAATCCCACCCGAAAACTGTTCGAGAGTGCGAACATGCCCCTCACGATCAACGGGGTGCATCTGTCGGACCAAGGCAACCGCCGCCTGGCGGAAATCATCTCGCAAGGCTTGCTAGGCAAGACGGTGAACGCCTCAGCGTCGCTGCAACCGCTGCGGCAGGCTGTGTTGGACAAGGATTTGATTTGGAACAATCGCTACCGAGCACGGGATGGCAACGATATCTGGGGCGGGCGCTCCAAGTTGGCCTTCACCAATGAGCAGACGAATGCCGCGGTGCTGCAGCATGAACTGTCGATGCTCGACGTGATGGCTGCCAATCGTGACGCTCGGGTGTGGGCCGTGGCCAGCGGCAAGGATGCGCCGGTCGACGACAGCAAGGTTCCGCAGCCCGTCGAAGTCATTTCGAACGTCGGCGGCAAGAGCAAGAGTTCGAGCGCCGTGAAGGAAGGGACGCTGAGCTATGTCGGCGGCGAAGAAGCCATCCAGTACATGGCCGTCGCCAAGGGTTTTGAGGTGCGCCTGTTCGCTGATGAGGCGATGTTCCCGCAGCTGGCGAATCCCGTGCAAATGCAGTTCGACACCAAGGGGCGGCTGTGGGTCGCGGTCTGGCCGACCTATCCGAACTGGGAGCCGCTCAAGCCGATGACCGATGCGCTGCTCATCGTGCACGATGACAATAGCGACGGTCGGGCTGATCGCGTGACGGAGTTTGCCAAGGTTCAGAATCCGTTGGGTTTCGAGTTCTGGAATGGCGGCGTCATTGTCACGAGCGCTCCGGAGATTTTGTTTCTCAAGGATACGAATGGCGACGATGTCGCCGACGTGCGCATCGTGATGTTGCAGGGCGTCGATTCATCCGACACGCACCACGGCGCCAACAACCTGGTCTATGGCCCGGATGGCGGTATCTATTGGCAGAGCGGCGTCTTCATGGTGCACAACCATGAGCATCCCTGGGGGCCCTCGTTGCAGTCGTCCGCCAGCGCCATGTATCGCTTCGATCCGCGGCGTTTCACCATTGCCTTACATGCAAACAACTCGCCGAATCCGCACGGCATTGCGTTCGATAACTGGGGATACCATTACGCTACCGACGGCACCGGTGGCCGGGCTTTTCAGGTCCGCCCGGACAAGAACGGCTTCAAAATGCAGGATCTCTTGAAGAAAGAAGTCCGCCCCGTAACGGCCAGCGAAGTCGTCAGCAGTGCGCATTTCCCTGAGTCGATGCAGGGGGATTTCCTGATCTGCAACGTGATTGGCTTCCTAGGGATTAAGCACTATCACCTGGAGCGCAATCCCGAGACCGGCAATGTCTGGGGCGAGCCGGCCGGTGATGAACTGGTCGCCGTCCGGTCGAATCCCGACGGTACGAAGTCGGAGGAAAAGTCGCGCGGTTTGCTGATGAGTGCTGACAAGAACTTTCGCCCCTCGGATGCGATCTTCGCGCCCGATGGATCGCTGTACATCAGCGACTGGCACAATATGATCATCGGCCACATGCAACACAACATCCGCGATCCCAATCGCGATCACACGCACGGCCGAATCTACCGGATGACCGCCAAGGGGCGTCCCTTTCAGCAACCGGTCGCCATTCATGGCCAGCCGATCCCGGCGTTGCTCGATAATCTGAAATCGCCCGTCGACGGAATCCGTCATCGCACGCGAGTCGAATTGAGTGGCCGCGACACCAAGGAGGTCATGGCGGAGACCAAGAAATGGATCAAGCAGTTTGACCCGACGAAGGCAGAGGACGCGCATCATCTGCTGGAAGCGCTTTGGCTGCACCAGCAGCACAATGTCAAGAATCAGGGATTGCTCAACCAGGTGCTGCTGCAATCGCCCGTGCCTCACGCGCGGATCGCGGCGGCCACCGTGAAGCACTTCTGGGAGAATGTAGACAAGACCATCCACGGCGGCGTGATTAACGAAACTCTGGCGACAACGGGGAAAAAGTCGGGCATCCTCAGCGACACCCCCGAGCTCACGACCATCCGCATCGGCACCATCCCCGAGAAGATGATGTATGACGTGAAAGAGCTGACCGTGAAGCCGGGCAAGAAAGTCCGGCTCACGTTTGCCAATGCCGATTTCATGCCGCACAACATCCTGCTCGTGAACCCGGGCAAGGCCGATGAAGTCGGGCTGCAGGCGATCGCACTGGGTGCCGGCGGCTTTGAGGTGGGTTTCGTGCCGAAGAGCAAGGACATTCTGTGGTCGATCAAGTTGGTGGACTACGGGCAGGAGGAGTCAATCGACTTCACGGCTCCGACTGCCGAAGGGGCGTACCCGTATATCTGCTCTTTCCCGGGGCACCACCAGTTGATGCGCGGGACCCTGTTTGTGACGAATAATCTCCAGGAGTTCCTGGCGAAGAACCCTCAGCAGGTGAAGAAAATCACGGAATGGAAGCTCGACGACCTGACAGCGGACCTGAAACGCGTGGGAGAGCAACGGAACCACGCCCAGGGCAAGATGCTGTTCAACACTCTGGCGTGCGTCCAGTGCCACAAATTGGGCGCGAAGGACTTTTCACTTACTGCAGGTCACTCCGGCGGTGATCATCTCGGTCACCACGGGATGGCGCCGACGCGGGCAATCGGTCCGAATCTCGAAGACGTCGTCAAAAAGTACAAGGGGGATGCGAAAGCCGTGCTGCACGAGATTCTGGAGCCCTCGCACAATATCGAGGAGAAGTATCGCACGATTTCGCTGGCCCTCGATGACGGGACAATAGTGACCGGCAACGTCGTTTCTGAGGACAAGAAAACGATTGTGCTGTATTCCCCGACGCCTGTCCCGAAGGAACATACGATTGCGAAAGAGTCGATTGATTCGCGCTTGCCGTCAGCCCTGTCGATCATGCCTGCTGGCCAGTTGAATACGCTGGACAAGGAACAAATCCTGGACTTGCTCGCATTTCTGCTGGCGACAGGAGATTCCGAGCACGCCGCGTTCAAAAAGTAG
- a CDS encoding extracellular catalytic domain type 1 short-chain-length polyhydroxyalkanoate depolymerase translates to MQKLLIVLLIGLLASSALAQDTPLLPDPLSPGDHSLSLTMGEQKRSYLVHVPKDYDPKKPSPVVITLHGLAMDGSMMVWFSGLNKKSDEAGFIVVYPSGTGLGPFCSWNAGGFRRKMAEGGADDVAFIGKLLDELSTLVKVDEKRVYACGMSNGGMMCYRLAAELSDRIAAIAPVAGTIAIDDSKPKRPVPVMHFHGSKDNIVPFEMKKSKSPSFIKLKGVEDSIQTWVKLNGCDETPIFETISKDDDEMKVTRKTYGGGRDKAEVVLVVIEEGGHTWPGRQPPVGFIGKSAMNVSANDLMWEFFQKHPMK, encoded by the coding sequence ATGCAGAAATTGCTGATTGTGCTACTCATCGGTCTGCTTGCGTCTTCGGCCTTGGCTCAAGACACGCCATTGCTACCAGACCCGCTCAGTCCCGGCGATCACTCCCTCTCGTTGACGATGGGCGAGCAGAAGCGGTCATACCTCGTTCATGTTCCAAAGGATTACGATCCTAAGAAGCCTTCTCCGGTCGTAATTACTTTACATGGACTAGCGATGGATGGCTCGATGATGGTTTGGTTTTCCGGCCTCAACAAGAAGTCGGACGAAGCCGGCTTCATCGTGGTCTATCCAAGCGGTACAGGTTTGGGGCCGTTCTGCTCGTGGAATGCAGGTGGTTTCAGAAGAAAAATGGCCGAGGGCGGGGCTGACGACGTGGCCTTCATCGGCAAGCTGTTGGATGAACTCAGTACACTCGTCAAAGTAGACGAGAAGCGGGTCTACGCTTGTGGCATGAGCAATGGCGGAATGATGTGCTACCGGCTCGCCGCCGAGTTGTCCGACCGAATCGCCGCCATTGCTCCGGTGGCGGGAACCATCGCCATCGACGACAGCAAACCAAAGCGACCAGTGCCGGTGATGCACTTCCACGGCTCCAAAGACAACATCGTTCCGTTCGAGATGAAGAAGAGCAAATCTCCGTCCTTCATAAAATTGAAAGGAGTCGAGGACTCGATCCAGACCTGGGTAAAGCTCAACGGCTGCGACGAGACGCCGATATTCGAGACGATCTCCAAAGACGACGATGAGATGAAAGTGACCCGGAAGACCTACGGCGGCGGCAGGGATAAGGCTGAAGTCGTACTGGTTGTCATTGAAGAAGGAGGTCACACCTGGCCGGGCCGGCAACCGCCGGTGGGCTTCATTGGCAAGTCAGCGATGAACGTCTCGGCCAACGACTTGATGTGGGAATTCTTTCAAAAGCATCCGATGAAGTGA
- a CDS encoding NAD(P)H-binding protein — translation MPLPNSDECSQLDFPVILLTGASGYVGGRLIPLIEQQQVILRCLARNPDKLRPLVKEATQIVQGDVLDPPSLDVALQGVETAYYLVHLMSGSKNFEREDRQAAENFAEAAKKAGVKRIIYLGGLGDDSDPKLSPHLRSRHEVGEILRQSGVETIEFRAGMVIGAGSLSFQLMKSLTDRLPVMICPRWLSTPTQPIAINDVLAYLLAAKDLPVGVSRTFEIGSPDVVTYGDLIREYARQRGLRRLLIFVPVLTPYLSGLWLALVTPATYEVGRHLIEGLKNPTVVQDHTASKVFAVRPMGVKEAIQQALAKHDSTVKLTP, via the coding sequence ATGCCGCTGCCGAATTCCGACGAATGTTCCCAACTCGATTTTCCCGTAATTCTGTTGACGGGAGCATCGGGTTACGTCGGCGGTCGGCTGATTCCTCTGATCGAACAACAGCAAGTGATCCTTCGGTGTTTGGCCCGCAACCCCGACAAACTGCGACCCCTCGTGAAGGAGGCGACACAGATCGTCCAGGGGGATGTGCTTGACCCACCCTCGCTGGATGTAGCGTTGCAGGGCGTCGAGACGGCCTATTACCTCGTGCATTTGATGTCTGGCTCGAAGAACTTCGAGAGAGAGGATCGGCAGGCGGCGGAGAACTTCGCCGAGGCTGCCAAGAAGGCTGGGGTGAAACGCATCATTTATCTCGGTGGCCTGGGAGACGATTCCGATCCAAAACTGTCGCCGCACCTGCGCAGCCGACATGAAGTGGGCGAAATTCTGCGGCAGTCGGGAGTGGAGACCATCGAGTTCCGAGCCGGGATGGTTATCGGAGCAGGCAGTCTTTCGTTTCAGCTAATGAAGTCGTTGACGGACCGACTGCCGGTGATGATCTGCCCTCGCTGGCTCTCGACACCGACACAGCCCATCGCCATCAACGATGTGCTGGCGTATCTCCTGGCGGCGAAAGACTTGCCTGTTGGCGTGAGCCGAACCTTCGAGATTGGCAGCCCGGATGTCGTGACCTACGGCGACTTGATTCGAGAATACGCTCGGCAGCGAGGGCTGCGGCGGTTGCTGATTTTCGTCCCTGTCTTGACGCCCTACCTTTCTGGATTGTGGCTGGCGCTCGTGACGCCCGCCACCTACGAGGTCGGTCGTCACTTGATCGAGGGCTTGAAGAATCCGACCGTCGTTCAAGACCACACGGCCAGCAAGGTGTTTGCAGTGCGACCGATGGGCGTGAAAGAGGCGATTCAGCAGGCTCTCGCAAAGCACGACTCCACGGTAAAGTTGACCCCATGA
- a CDS encoding DUF1990 family protein, translating into MLSLQKPSTEAIQRFLDQQAKLDLTYRAVGATATTPPAGYVVDRTRIKLGEGEKVFQSASAALRRWEQFNLGWLEARPTETPIQTGQVVAVLARAVGLWWLNACRIVYVMDETGPISRFGFAYGTLPAHAGTGEERFLVEWDQESNEVLYDILAFSRMKHVLTRLGYPVVRRTQKQFGRESAAAMRRAVH; encoded by the coding sequence GTGCTATCACTGCAAAAGCCATCGACCGAGGCGATTCAACGCTTTCTTGACCAACAGGCCAAATTGGACCTGACGTATCGCGCGGTGGGAGCAACTGCAACGACGCCGCCCGCTGGTTATGTCGTGGATCGCACTCGGATCAAGCTCGGTGAGGGGGAGAAGGTGTTCCAGTCTGCGTCCGCTGCGCTGCGGCGTTGGGAACAGTTCAACCTCGGCTGGCTAGAGGCGAGGCCGACAGAAACTCCAATCCAAACAGGGCAAGTCGTCGCCGTTTTGGCACGAGCGGTTGGTCTTTGGTGGCTCAATGCTTGCCGCATCGTTTACGTCATGGATGAGACTGGGCCGATCAGCAGATTCGGGTTTGCCTATGGAACCTTGCCAGCACATGCCGGGACAGGTGAGGAACGATTCCTGGTTGAATGGGATCAGGAATCGAACGAAGTTCTTTACGACATTCTCGCCTTCTCCCGCATGAAGCACGTCCTGACCCGCCTTGGCTATCCGGTGGTGCGCCGAACACAGAAGCAGTTTGGCCGAGAGTCGGCGGCGGCCATGCGGCGGGCGGTTCATTGA
- a CDS encoding helix-turn-helix domain-containing protein has protein sequence MPIATPALDQIRLDASTRQLFELLPDVCFFIKDKAGRLIHCNEVHRRGIFRYGNADDLYGKANHDFFPNALANSFAEDDQRVIQHGDSILEQCELNITSAGALSWFCTTKVPARDRHGKIVGLVGISRRLESADHRMGNFELLSAALDHIQKNFSQQICVQTLADACQLTEATFRREFEKLFRMTPLQFILRLRLHEACLRLSANSDSIGDIAYQCGFDDQNYFARYFKRAMSMTPSEFRERQNPRQNSTRSQSSQTKS, from the coding sequence ATGCCCATCGCTACGCCGGCCTTAGATCAGATTCGCCTGGATGCGTCGACGCGCCAGCTCTTTGAACTGCTTCCCGACGTCTGTTTTTTCATCAAGGACAAAGCCGGACGTCTGATCCATTGCAACGAAGTTCACCGTCGCGGGATCTTTCGCTATGGAAACGCCGATGATCTCTACGGAAAGGCGAACCACGATTTCTTCCCGAACGCGCTTGCAAATTCCTTTGCGGAGGATGATCAACGCGTGATTCAGCATGGCGACTCGATTCTGGAACAGTGCGAGCTGAACATCACTTCCGCCGGCGCGCTGAGTTGGTTCTGCACCACCAAGGTGCCTGCCCGTGATCGCCACGGCAAGATCGTTGGGCTCGTGGGAATCAGCCGCCGCTTGGAATCCGCTGACCATCGCATGGGAAATTTTGAACTGCTATCTGCAGCCCTCGACCACATTCAGAAAAACTTCTCGCAGCAAATCTGCGTTCAGACGCTCGCCGACGCGTGCCAGCTTACCGAGGCCACGTTTCGACGTGAGTTTGAGAAGCTCTTTCGGATGACGCCGCTGCAGTTCATTCTCCGCCTGCGACTCCACGAAGCGTGCCTGAGGTTATCGGCCAACTCGGACTCGATCGGCGACATTGCGTATCAGTGCGGCTTCGACGACCAGAACTACTTCGCCCGGTATTTTAAGCGGGCAATGAGCATGACCCCTTCGGAATTTCGCGAAAGGCAAAATCCTCGGCAAAACAGCACTCGGTCTCAGTCCTCGCAGACCAAATCCTGA
- a CDS encoding sulfatase family protein: protein MRIKLAVLHLVVVALAVAQATTTAAAEGSSKKRPNILLILADNWRWPNAGILGDPLAKTPTFDRIAREGVLFTHTFNPVPSCSPTRACLLTGKYAHQLGERASLWSAFPQDTPVVTDLLRQAGYQTGFAGKGWGPGNFEVSGWKENPVGAKFENFANFAQQLDKSKPFFFWLGNTDTATRGGRHPYLETALAKLDANKLAVPKELPDCPEVRRDLLNYYGGIIKLDEQAAEAVHLLEKAGELDNTVVVFASDNGWQLPRGLANCYDAGSRVPLAIRWGRNLRPGHRVDDFINVADLGPTFLQIAGITPPKEMSMRGFRELLLGEKDPYSREYVFLERERHADVRREHQSYPIRAVRTRNFLYIRNLRPDRWPAGDPDVYFLHDRPYGDVDTTAVKDVLLAHQNDPAFQKYVSLIFAKRAAEELYDLHKDPDQLSNVAGDPSNAERLAVLRSLVQEWMKSTDDPRIDPDFEGFDAFRYYGTPPKSRP, encoded by the coding sequence ATGCGCATCAAGCTCGCCGTTCTGCACTTGGTGGTTGTTGCCCTGGCTGTTGCTCAAGCGACGACGACAGCTGCTGCGGAAGGGTCGTCGAAGAAACGTCCTAATATTCTGCTGATCCTCGCCGACAATTGGCGCTGGCCTAACGCTGGGATTCTTGGTGATCCGCTAGCGAAGACGCCAACGTTCGATCGCATTGCTCGCGAGGGAGTCCTGTTCACGCACACGTTCAATCCTGTCCCCTCGTGTTCGCCCACCCGAGCTTGCCTGCTGACAGGCAAATACGCGCATCAGCTGGGCGAACGAGCGAGTCTCTGGAGCGCGTTCCCCCAAGACACCCCCGTGGTCACGGACCTACTGCGACAGGCAGGCTACCAGACAGGTTTTGCTGGTAAAGGCTGGGGCCCTGGAAACTTTGAAGTCTCAGGTTGGAAGGAAAACCCCGTAGGAGCTAAGTTCGAGAACTTCGCCAACTTCGCGCAACAGCTCGACAAGTCCAAGCCCTTCTTCTTCTGGCTGGGCAACACAGATACGGCGACCCGTGGCGGGCGACATCCTTATCTTGAAACCGCACTGGCCAAGCTGGATGCCAACAAACTAGCCGTCCCCAAGGAATTGCCTGATTGCCCCGAAGTTCGCCGCGATTTGCTCAACTATTACGGCGGAATCATAAAACTTGACGAACAGGCAGCCGAGGCCGTTCATCTGCTGGAAAAAGCCGGTGAGTTGGACAACACCGTCGTGGTTTTTGCCAGTGACAATGGCTGGCAATTGCCGCGAGGATTGGCCAATTGCTACGACGCCGGTTCGCGAGTCCCGCTGGCGATTCGTTGGGGGCGCAATCTTCGCCCCGGCCACCGCGTCGATGACTTCATCAACGTCGCCGATCTAGGGCCGACATTCTTGCAAATCGCCGGCATCACGCCACCCAAGGAGATGAGCATGCGAGGCTTCCGCGAACTGCTCTTGGGAGAGAAAGACCCTTACTCGCGCGAATATGTCTTTCTCGAACGAGAACGCCACGCTGATGTTCGCCGCGAACATCAAAGCTACCCCATCAGGGCCGTGAGAACTCGCAACTTTCTTTACATCCGTAATTTACGCCCCGATCGTTGGCCCGCTGGTGATCCCGATGTGTACTTTTTGCACGACCGGCCGTATGGTGATGTCGACACGACTGCAGTAAAAGATGTCCTTCTCGCACATCAAAACGACCCGGCATTCCAGAAGTACGTCTCGCTGATTTTTGCGAAGCGTGCAGCGGAAGAACTCTATGACCTGCACAAGGATCCAGACCAACTTTCGAATGTCGCCGGAGATCCCAGCAATGCCGAGCGATTAGCAGTGCTCCGCTCCTTGGTCCAGGAGTGGATGAAGTCCACTGACGATCCTCGCATTGATCCTGATTTCGAGGGGTTCGATGCGTTCCGCTACTACGGCACTCCGCCAAAATCTCGCCCCTGA